One stretch of Mycolicibacterium fallax DNA includes these proteins:
- a CDS encoding Txe/YoeB family addiction module toxin produces the protein MSSLHFDRDAWEDFLFWLASDRKMARRIARLIAEIQRDPFAGIGKPEPLRGELSGYWSRRIDDEHRLVYRADDAEVKILKARYHY, from the coding sequence GTGAGCAGCCTCCACTTCGACCGCGATGCCTGGGAGGACTTCCTGTTCTGGCTGGCATCCGATCGCAAGATGGCCCGCCGGATCGCCCGGCTGATCGCCGAGATCCAGCGCGACCCGTTCGCCGGGATCGGTAAGCCGGAACCGCTCAGGGGCGAGTTGTCGGGCTACTGGTCGCGGCGCATCGACGATGAGCACCGCCTGGTCTACCGGGCCGACGACGCCGAGGTGAAGATTCTCAAGGCCCGCTACCACTACTGA
- a CDS encoding YlxR family protein: protein MIQHEYPVAGTRRHRSPEGPVRTCVGCRKRGLAVDLIRVAAADDGNGGHAVLVDTAGNLSGRGAWLHPDPDCLQAAIRRRAFARALRITGSPDTSAITEHALGDTEEQKQVAKNMSTP from the coding sequence GTGATCCAGCACGAGTATCCCGTCGCTGGCACGCGCCGCCACCGCAGCCCCGAGGGGCCGGTGCGCACGTGTGTCGGATGCCGGAAGCGCGGGCTGGCCGTCGACCTGATCCGGGTGGCGGCCGCGGACGACGGGAATGGCGGACACGCCGTCCTCGTTGACACGGCCGGTAACCTGTCCGGGCGGGGTGCCTGGCTGCACCCCGATCCGGACTGCCTGCAGGCAGCGATCCGCCGGCGGGCGTTCGCGAGAGCGTTGCGCATCACCGGTTCACCGGATACATCGGCGATCACCGAGCATGCGCTCGGCGACACCGAAGAACAGAAACAGGTAGCGAAGAACATGAGCACACCGTGA